A single region of the Podospora pseudopauciseta strain CBS 411.78 chromosome 1, whole genome shotgun sequence genome encodes:
- a CDS encoding hypothetical protein (COG:L; EggNog:ENOG503NVGQ), producing MAARYQQHPTVPVGFQPSQGGYATPAPHHAAHMSPSHLGVGLDGTAHAGSRRGSSTTVPPPHQQQQQPLPSANGEGSGTPNTGREGTSTPTGQNPNGTSSSTTGPKPIRRRLRMITSCLECRRRKLKCNKGATCSNCVRFSRECLYLGPKLDEASQIRLTEIKEKVGSLERQFERDVARGATGGGGGRSGGSRQQRILADDVEDDFDEERDLQISSMVALDLTYDDYPDGVGTDDLIDLGIRVGKMRITERIGGLNRPRISEEIQAGIAGSPIATTPSSATTPWFNGASQMLGGDGTSEASFDMLPDFLKPGDSYLPPTSGFFFGQAGVSPPLEQLLPGSREWGQRLVNRYFEAVHPIARCVHRPSFEALYQSFWDDIAQNWEPRPSVQALVFAAWFSAAVSLDEVQAQNEFGNTKSAIVAHMKVATETALSKANFLRTTKFETMQAFIMYMLPLCRDEVSRAHSVLVGAAVRMAECMGLHRDGEAYGLSPLETHVRRLVWHQLCFLDIRTCEAQGPKPAIRREDYDTKLPLNCEETDLTANMVSVPPPADQWTSTMLVLMRFEINEMMRIIWADRRKLETHKTTLTAVLTKIENFRKRMFEKYNRFLNEEVPAQKYAKLVMQLLIYRLHAMVLHPYHSNATSPLPERLNGLLITSGILIIETAIQLESDPRFRDWSWYLGAYQQYQIALLLATEIYYRPQNKECNRIWRCLDYVFNLDPNEARDQKSLKILTEIMGKTSVYLGMRKVRAPTGIARAVPYKQAVKESPIQSHAMVPTGSFPQHQQQMHQTVNGPGHGLKPDPSMPQMPVNAIPTINMPMPHGNMAHSVPSSMPARVPSFGHSPMMFPPQQPTIMPNMVFAGVSNGEVLWGFPHMNPGSPENSSDGGSVVGQPQRHGSIAGPGAAINVMDNIDWDAINVLFPTDPNTGELSFNSFQVDHSAQMNHNLGAQMGHAHTPHHQQQHSQTQWGPN from the exons ATGGCTGCCAGGTATCAACAGCATCCCACAGTCCCGGTGGGATTCCAACCAAGCCAAGGCGGTTATGCCACACCCGCACCGCATCATGCGGCCCACATGTCACCATCGCATCTTGGGGTTGGCTTGGACGGCACGGCCCATGCCGGATCTAGGAGAGGCAGTTCGACGACGGTGCCGCCGCcacatcaacagcagcaacagccgtTGCCAAGTGCGAATGGAGAAGGATCTGGGACTCCAAACACAGGTAGGGAGGGGACATCCACACCAACGGGGCAGAATCCTAATGGAACATCGTCTTCAACTACTGGCCCGAAGCCCATTCGTAGGCGGTTGCGCATGATCACTTCCTGCCTCGAATGCCGGCGGCGAAAACTCAAATGCAACAAGGGTGCGACGTGCAGCAACTGTGTGAGATTTTCAAGAGAATGTCTCTACCTCGGACCCAAGCTTGACGAGGCCAGTCAGATAAGGCTTacggagatcaaggagaaggttgGGTCGCTTGAGAGGCAGTTTGAGAGGGATGTTGCCAGAGGGGCTaccggaggtggtggaggcagaAGTGGTGGTTCACGACAGCAACGGATTCTGGCTGACGACGTTGAGGAtgactttgacgaggagCGTGACCTCCAGATCAGCTCCATGGTGGCGCTTGATCTCACCTATGATGACTATCCCGATGGGGTTGGTACCGACGACTTGATCGATCTGGGCATCCGAGTTGGAAAAATGAGAATTACCGAGAGAATTGGCGGACTCAACAGACCACGCATTTCGGAAGAG ATTCAAGCCGGCATTGCAGGTTCCCCGATAGCTACGACGCCCTCTTCTGCCACTACGCCCTGGTTCAATGGGGCATCCCAGATGCTAGGGGGTGACGGCACGTCAGAGGCGTCCTTCGACATGCTCCCTGATTTTCTCAAGCCGGGTGACTCTTATCTTCCACCCACAAgtggcttcttctttggccAAGCTGGTGTATCGCCGCCGTTGGAACAGCTGTTACCTGGGAGTCGGGAGTGGGGTCAGCGCCTGGTCAACCGCTACTTTGAAGCAGTTCACCCTATTGCGCGGTGTGTCCACAGGCCGTCTTTCGAGGCCTTGTATCAGTCCTTCTGGGACGATATCGCACAAAACTGGGAGCCCCGTCCATCGGTGCAGGCACTGGTGTTTGCTGCTTGGTTCAGTGCTGCAGTCAGTCTTGATGAAGTCCAGGCTCAAAATGAATTTGGAAATACGAAAAGCGCCATCGTGGCTCACATGAAGGTGGCCACCGAGACGGCGCTGAGCAAGGCCAACTTTCTGCGAACAACAAAGTTCGAGACGATGCAGGCGTTTATCATGTACATG CTTCCGCTGTGTAGAGACGAGGTATCGAGAGCACACTCTGTGCtggttggtgctgctgtgagAATGGCCGAGTGTATGGGGCTTCACCGCGATGGTGAGGCTTACGGCCTTAGCCCCTTGGAAACACACGTGCGACGGCTTGTTTGGCACCAGCTGTGCTTCCTGGACATACGGACATGCGAAGCCCAAGGACCGAAGCCAGCCATTCGGCGCGAGGACTATGATACCAAGCTTCCTTTGAACTGCGAAGAGACCGACCTCACGGCGAACATGGTTTCTGTCCCACCACCGGCTGATCAGTGGACGTCGACAATGCTTGTGTTGATGAGATTTGAGATCAACGAGATGATGCGCATCATCTGGGCGGACCGACGCAAGCTGGAAACGCACAAGACAACACTGACAGCTGTACTCACCAAGATTGAAAACTTTCGCAAGCGCATGTTTGAGAAGTACAACCGCTTCCTCAACGAAGAGGTGCCAGCTCAGAAATATGCGAAGCTTGTCATGCAGCTTCTGATCTATCGGTTGCACGCCATGGTGCTACACCCGTACCACTCTAACGCTACAAGTCCATTGCCCGAACGCCTGAACGGTCTTCTGATTACGAGCGGCATTCTGATCATTGAAACTGCGATTCAGCTCGAATCTGATCCCAGATTTCGGGACTGGTCATGGTATCTTGGAGCTTATCAGCAATATCAGATTGCCCTTCTCTTGGCCACGGAGATTTATTACCGGCCTCAGAACAAGGAGTGTAATAGGATCTGGAGGTGTCTCGACTATGTATTTAACTTGGACCCCAATGAGGCGCGGGATCAAAAGAGTCTCAAGATCTTGACCGAGATCATGGGCAAGACGAGCGTCTATCTCGGCATGCGAAAGGTCCGCGCGCCAACTGGTATTGCCAGGGCCGTTCCCTACAAGCAGGCCGTGAAAGAATCACCTATTCAGTCACACGCCATGGTTCCTACCGGGTCGTTtcctcaacatcagcaacagATGCACCAGACGGTTAACGGTCCAGGTCATGGGTTGAAGCCTGACCCAAGCATGCCCCAGATGCCTGTGAATGCCATTCCCACCATCAATATGCCAATGCCACATGGCAATATGGCTCACTCGGTGCCTTCGAGCATGCCGGCCCGCGTTCCTTCTTTCGGGCACTCACCCATGATGTTTCCTCCGCAACAGCCAACGATCATGCCCAACATGGTGTTTGCCGGTGTCTCTAACGGTGAGGTTCTGTGGGGTTTCCCGCATATGAACCCTGGAAGTCCTGAGAATAGCAGTGATGGTGGAAGTGTTGTTGGTCAGCCACAACGTCATGGAAGCATTGCTGGGCCTGGGGCGGCCATCAACGTGATGGATAATATTGACTGG GATGCTATCAATGTTCTGTTCCCTACCGACCCCAATACCGGCGAGCTCAGCTTCAATTCCTTTCAGGTGGACCACTCTGCTCAGATGAATCATAACCTGGGCGCTCAGATGGGACATGCTCAtactccccatcatcaacagcagcactCACAAACACAATGGGGACCGAATTAG
- a CDS encoding hypothetical protein (EggNog:ENOG503P78M), translating into MISRPGIRHNVIANSMLASSFETYRLLSKPLARWASYIPGPLESQWRLGRRRMGFSLQCPPTPPPWAFMAPLDLSKWRWDPPKSLADIIASDLTHEPGTSLSFLARSIKASLGLGASSTQHVVDDSASALSVEQPPPKVRRSNQVSMFLADVELFRTAAAEVDEHMIMPLTEEISNRLYWYILQGDLAPVGLARVADHLYTALDSRLRATSTKATTELDEKADEAYNSQLLLITTTFIRALSNSRVYPLSSLGARFWDALGERLAMLPACDETCNLLAPFVSLLCDLPHISLTVGGQESRFERQLLRLLNKHFVLWACTSSRTEAAQDDVLDWLSPKTSQMRQARALGAALDVLLNHIGGLNDTGRYDRHHLLSKINDTVKRVLVRSSSLAEKCRLRYAWLTTLAHARTVGEPNFVQTARLFTKEEPSLPPLSGAELGWLLLAQWNSRQMVRSDQLVGIYNYYYRERRQIQDDAAALTSFLKAVYHHNILYTSPDLAVQTYAINAVPKWEREEWGITPLALFHAYGRTVWRLLDALGRVGDVLVSLEAYICPRNGGMVGKNFLEILAESSGMRHEVRIDIAELFNFELRHPDAYEFNPCSIEHVAEKIIKDEKLPPDTIWRCLGLYSWVGGMLGFSGGYAKDRSCYSPRLYKMAQYRIITNAATWFAERPDLSYSQKYRHVYLCILFLKRRGKKTLPASALKALYDVAVEDLKAGRWGRTRLLLHFCRLVGEIQGPEAERECRLAFSLWRQRLARLQKLKGIEEHFLQAEGIEELETVVEKTEKLLREKHVGTHVLDDDIVEAQETQRETACHDQYAEDDKNREWWPRGMNPNCL; encoded by the exons ATGATTTCACGGCCCGGCATTCGACACAATGTTATCGCCAATAGCATGCTCGCCAGTTCCTTCGAGACCTACCGTCTCCTGTCAAAGCCCTTGGCGAGATGGGCCAGCTACATTCCGGGACCACTGGAGAGCCAGTGGCGGTTAGGACGCCGACGGATGGGATTCTCCCTACAGTGTCCtcctacaccaccaccctggGCCTTTATGGCGCCTCTCGATCTTTCGAAATGGAGATGGGACCCTCCAAAGTCCCTGGCAGATATCATTGCGTCAGATCTTACTCATGAGCCTGGCACCAGCCTATCGTTCCTCGCAAGATCAATAAAAGCTTCGCTAGGGCTAGGAGCATCATCAACTCAGCATGTGGTTGATGACTCGGCGTCGGCCCTGTCAGTTGAGCAACCTCCGCCCAAAGTTCGTCGCTCCAATCAGGTCTCCATGTTTCTTGCAGATGTCGAGCTGTTTCGGACCGCGGCGGCAGAGGTGGACGAGCACATGATTATGCCCCTCACTGAGGAGATCAGCAACAGGCTCTACTGGTATATTCTTCAAGGGGATCTAGCTCCCGTGGGTCTTGCAAGAGTGGCAGACCACCTCTACACAGCTTTGGACTCACGACTGCGCGCCACGTCTACCAAAGCAACCACGGAATTGGATGAGAAAGCGGATGAAGCGTATAATAGCCAACTCCTGttgatcaccaccaccttcatcCGCGCCCTGTCCAACTCGCGGGTCTATCCTTTATCTTCTCTGGGCGCACGGTTCTGGGATGCCCTGGGTGAACGATTGGCGATGCTACCTGCATGTGATGAGACTTGCAATCTCCTTGCCCCTTTCGTCTCCTTGCTATGTGATTTGCCACATATCAGCCTCACAGTAGGGGGCCAGGAAAGCCGTTTTGAGAGACAGCTCTTGCGGCTACTAAATAAGCATTTTGTCCTCTGGGCGTGCACTTCATCGAGAACCGAAGCTGCCCAGGACGATGTTTTGGACTGGCTTTCGCCCAAGACATCTCAAATGCGTCAGGCCCGCGCGCTTGGTGCGGCACTGGATGTTTTGTTGAACCATATAGGCGGGTTAAACGATACAGGCCGGTACGACCGACACCATCTTCTCAGCAAAATCAATGACACGGTCAAAAGGGTTCTGGTCCGGTCATCCAGTCTTGCAGAGAAGTGTAGGCTGAGATATGCTTGGCTTACTACGCTTGCCCATGCACGCACGGTTGGAGAGCCCAACTTTGTACAGACTGCCCGCCTTTTCACCAAGGAAGAACCGAGCCTCCCACCATTGAGTGGAGCTGAACTCGGATGGCTATTGCTCGCACAATGGAATAGTCGGCAGATGGTTAGATCAGACCAGCTCGTTGGTATATATAACTACTATTATAGGGAACGGCGCCAGATTCAAGATGACGCAGCAGCACTTACGTCTTTTTTGAAGGCTGTTTACCACCACAACATTCTATATACGTCGCCGGACTTGGCTGTGCAGACATACGCTATTAACGCAGTACCAAAGTGGGAACGTGAAGAATGGGGGATAACCCCATTAGCCCTTTTCCACGCTTACGGAAGGACTGTCTGGAGGCTGTTAGATGCACTTGGCCGCGTGGGCGACGTGCTCGTCTCGCTGGAGGCTTATATATGCCCCAGAAATGGGGGTATGGTCGGAAAGAATTTCCTCGAAATCCTTGCGGAATCGTCTGGCATGCGCCACGAGGTCAGAATCGACATCGCCGAGCTCTTCAACTTTGAGCTGCGGCATCCCGATGCATACGAGTTCAATCCCTGCAGCATTGAGCATGTTGCAGAGAAGATCATCAAGGATGAAAAGTTGCCACCAGATACGATCTGGCGATGCCTGGGTCTTTACAGCTGGGTTGGAGGCATGCTTGGATTCAGTGGCGGCTACGCCAAAGACCGCAGTTGCTACAGTCCTAGGCTCTACAAGATGGCACAATACAGGATCATAACGAATGCGGCAACCTGGTTCGCCGAGCGACCCGATCTCAGTTACAGTCAGAAATATCGACATGTGTATCTTTGCATCCTCTTCTTGAAGCGGCGAGGGAAGAAGACACTCCCTGCAAGTGCCTTGAAGGCTCTCTACGACGTTGCGGTGGAAGACTTGAAGGCGGGTagatgggggaggacgagATTACTGCTGCACTTCTGCAGGTTGGTCGGGGAGATCCAGGGCCCAGAGGCTGAGCGTGAATGTCGCCTTGCGTTTAGTCTCTGGAGACAGAGGTTGGCTCGGCTGCAGAAGCTGAAGGGAATAGAGGAGCATTTTCTGCAAGCCGAGGGCATCGAAGAGTTGGAAACAGTCGTTGAAAAGACGGAGAAGCTGCTTAGGGAGAAGCATGTTGGCACCCATGtgcttgatgatgatattgTGGAAGCCCAGGAAACTCAAAGAGAGACCGCTTGCCATGACCAATATGCGGAGGATGATAAGAATCGGGAATGGTGGCCCAGGGGGATGAACCCCAATTG TCTATGA